From Salvelinus sp. IW2-2015 unplaced genomic scaffold, ASM291031v2 Un_scaffold5380, whole genome shotgun sequence, one genomic window encodes:
- the LOC112078193 gene encoding uncharacterized protein — translation MSLRTAGSVLVVFLWSVTVVLGQDGWSVKYTTQSICTLKGSTVDLSCSFTYPSGYTVTTTFWFNKWGTGVEPKDLGPNPEYAGRLEYHGDKKKDCTLKITDLRERDSATYRFRLLTDQEGGKYSGSPGVTLSVTGLQVKVTGGHQDKTLTCSTTCTLTDNPTYIWYKNGAGKRTLTCSTTCILTDNPTYIWYKNGHKVKEDTSSLNSDYFSDADSYSCAVKGHEDLHSPAVCQKCWSVTYTHQSICALKGSTVNISCSYTYPSYHEIKKAFWFTNWSGMDAEDLSSVPGYEGHIEYLGDNESDCTLRITDLRLSDSAGFRFRFITSGEKAAGSPVSLTVTGNLSLISHL, via the exons atgtccttgagaacagcaggaagtgtgttggtggtctttctctggtctgtgACAG TGGTACTGGGTCAGGATGGCTGGAGTGTGAAATACACCACTCAGAGYATCTGTAccttgaaggggtcaacagtggacCTGTCCTGCTCTTTCACATATCCCAGTGGTTATACAGTCACAACAACTTTCTGGTTCAATAAATGGGGGACTGGTGTAGAACCTAAAGATCTAGGTCCGAACCCCGAGTATGCAGGTCGTCTGGAGTATCATGGGGATAAGAAGAAAGACTGCACCCTGAaaatcacagacctgagagagagagactcagctaCGTACAGGTTCAGATTATTAACAGATCAGGAAGGAGGGAAATATTCTGGAAGTCCTggagtcactctgtctgtcacag gtcttcagGTGAAGGTGACTGGTGGACATCAGGAtaagacactgacctgtagcaccacctgtactctgactgacaaccccacctacatctggtacaagaacgga GCAGGGAAGAggacactgacctgtagcaccacctgtattctgactgacaaccccacctacatctggtacaagaacggacacAAAGTAAAGGAGGACACTTCCAGCCTGAACTCAGACTACTTTAGTGATGcagacagttactcctgtgctgtaaaaggccatgaggatctccactctcctgcagtgt GTcagaagtgttggagtgtgacttaCACCCATCAGAGTATCTGTGccttgaaggggtcaacagtgaacatatcctgctcttacacatatcccagttATCATGAGATCAAAAAAGCTTTCTGGTTTACTAACTGGTCTGGTATGGACGCTGAAGATCTGAGCTCAGTGCCAGGGTATGAGGGTCATATAGAGTACCTTGGGGATAATGAGAGTGACTgtaccctgagaatcacagacctgagattGAGTGACTCTGCTGGGTTCAGGTTCAGATTCATAACATCTGGAGAAAAGGCTGCTGGCTCACCCGTCTCCCTGACTGTCACAGGTAATCTGTCACTCATCTCACATCTATGA